A stretch of DNA from Longimicrobiaceae bacterium:
GGGTAGGGGCCCGGTTCTCCTCCAGCAGGGCGGCCGCGCTCATCAGGATCCCGGGGGTGCAGAAGCCGCACTGCGCCGCGCCGCACACGTCGAAGGCGTCCTGCAGCGGGTGCGGGACGCCGGGGGCGGTGCGGAGCCCCACCAGCCCCTCCACCGTGGTCACGTCGCGCCCGGCCGCTTCCCAGACGGGGGTGATGCACGACAGCGTGGGGACGCCGTCCAGCCACACGGTGCAGGCGCCGCAGTCCCCCTTGTCGCACCCCTGCTTGGAACCGGTGAGCCCCAGCGCGTAGCGGAGCGTCTCCAGCAGCGTCCAGTGCGTGGGGACCGCGGATTCGTGCGTGTCGCCGTTGACGCGGAGCGTGACCAGATCCTTCATCGTGGCGGATGCGGGTGGGACGTGCGTGCCGGCGGGTTCCGGCCCTCAACACTACCCACCCGGTCCGGGGGTGTCAACGCGCGGAAGTCGTGGTCGGAGGCCATGCTTCCCGCCATCCCGCCGCGCGTCTGGCGGAGCATGGCGGAAGCGCCCATCTTGTGCGTCCAGCGGGCGGAAGCGCCCCTTCGGCGGCCGCGGAGGCGGCGCTCCGGCGCCGATCCAGCGGGTTCTACATGGGATCTGCGCAAAAACTCAGGCAATGCCTGGAGAAGTCGCGGGTGCGGCCGGCACGGGAGTTGCTTGGCGGGTTGTTGTGCAACTATGTACGGTACGCACAATACGACCGTTTTTCACAACCGACCGTCCGTTGCCGGAGTCGTCATGCTGAGCCATCCGTCGCCAGACGAAG
This window harbors:
- a CDS encoding (2Fe-2S)-binding protein; the encoded protein is MKDLVTLRVNGDTHESAVPTHWTLLETLRYALGLTGSKQGCDKGDCGACTVWLDGVPTLSCITPVWEAAGRDVTTVEGLVGLRTAPGVPHPLQDAFDVCGAAQCGFCTPGILMSAAALLEENRAPTRDEVKEALAGNLCRCTGYTKILDAVELAAARFRGEAMQPAEQEAAR